The Prochlorococcus marinus CUG1416 genome has a segment encoding these proteins:
- the galE gene encoding UDP-glucose 4-epimerase GalE gives MKKVLVTGGCGFIGSNTSLALLEKGYELLIVDSFVNSYPIVINKIKNLFFEKYVKKTNKIKLINCDLKDRDSLEKAFEESNKDGNKISAVIHFAGLKAVSDSLLDPLSYWTSNVLGTVNLLNVMEKFECRTLVFSSSATIYGTNNSKENLKENHYKNPLNPYGMTKETIEKILNNLNNVEKNDWRIAILRYFNPIGAHTAGELGESPKNTPNNIMPIINSVALGKRGYLNIFGNNWNTPDGTPIRDYIHVMDLADGHIKALEYLCKNSKPNLITLNLGTGIGKSVLQLINIFEEVNKISIPYRFASRRAGDIEYSVADNSMAKQLLNWEPHKDIKAMCKDSWNWVSKNPNGYSNR, from the coding sequence ATGAAAAAAGTACTTGTTACTGGCGGATGTGGTTTTATTGGTAGTAATACTTCTTTGGCTTTACTGGAGAAGGGCTATGAATTATTGATAGTTGATTCTTTTGTAAATAGTTATCCCATAGTAATAAATAAAATAAAAAACTTATTTTTTGAAAAATACGTTAAAAAAACAAATAAAATTAAACTTATTAATTGTGATTTAAAGGATCGTGATTCATTAGAGAAAGCTTTTGAAGAATCTAATAAAGATGGTAATAAAATATCAGCTGTTATTCATTTTGCTGGTTTAAAAGCCGTATCAGATTCATTGTTAGATCCATTAAGCTATTGGACTTCAAATGTTTTGGGTACAGTCAATTTGCTTAATGTAATGGAAAAGTTTGAATGCAGAACTTTGGTTTTTAGCAGTAGCGCAACTATTTATGGAACAAATAACAGTAAAGAAAACTTAAAAGAAAATCACTACAAAAATCCACTTAATCCTTATGGTATGACAAAGGAAACCATAGAAAAGATTTTAAATAATCTAAATAATGTAGAAAAAAATGATTGGAGAATAGCAATATTGAGATATTTTAATCCTATTGGAGCACATACTGCTGGAGAATTAGGGGAAAGTCCTAAAAATACGCCTAATAATATCATGCCAATTATTAATAGTGTTGCATTGGGTAAAAGGGGATATTTAAATATATTTGGGAATAACTGGAATACTCCTGATGGAACACCAATAAGAGATTATATTCATGTGATGGATCTTGCTGATGGTCACATTAAGGCATTGGAATATCTTTGTAAAAATAGTAAACCTAATTTAATTACACTGAATTTAGGAACAGGTATTGGCAAAAGCGTTTTGCAATTAATTAATATTTTTGAGGAGGTAAATAAAATATCAATACCTTATAGGTTTGCTTCTAGGAGAGCCGGAGATATTGAATACTCTGTAGCGGATAATTCAATGGCGAAGCAGTTATTAAATTGGGAACCACATAAAGATATAAAAGCCATGTGCAAAGATAGTTGGAATTGGGTATCCAAAAATCCAAATGGGTACTCAAATAGGTAA
- a CDS encoding nucleotide sugar dehydrogenase has protein sequence MHLLPKLNNCKVTIVGLGYVGLPLAVQIDKTLNCHKTGQKLRRKIVGFDINQERISELKKGFDRTNEVKDNDLINGNNISFTNLESEIENSDVYIITVPTPIDSFNNPNLKPIEIASKLIGKTLKIRRDNELIKNIPIVLFESTVYPGLTQEICIPIIEAEMVGKVNKDFLCGYSPERINPGDRGRSIGDIVKITSGMDEITANWVDSFYASFIEAGTHKAKSIKIAETAKVIENTQRDLNIALVNELAIICRKLNIDTLDVLEAANTKWNFLDFRPGLVGGHCIGVDPYYLTHRATLAGYSPGVVLAGRRINNYMGDWIIEELVSVMTSEGFTLSRSTFLILGLTFKENCPDMRNSGVIKLIQKIKSYGISIVVVDPFIEKTDKNLPKKIDFYNKIPTNQKFEAIIAAVAHEQFKLLKTEFFKQLIVEKGKFVDIKGIIPRELNPIRL, from the coding sequence ATGCATTTACTTCCAAAATTAAATAATTGTAAAGTTACAATAGTTGGTCTTGGTTATGTAGGTTTACCTTTAGCAGTTCAAATTGATAAAACTTTAAATTGCCATAAAACTGGACAAAAATTAAGAAGAAAAATAGTTGGTTTTGATATCAATCAGGAGAGAATTTCAGAATTAAAAAAAGGATTTGATAGAACTAATGAAGTCAAAGATAATGATTTGATTAATGGGAATAATATTTCTTTTACTAATTTAGAAAGCGAGATAGAAAATTCTGATGTTTATATAATTACGGTCCCTACTCCAATTGATTCATTTAATAATCCAAATTTAAAGCCAATAGAAATAGCAAGTAAGTTAATTGGTAAAACTTTAAAAATAAGGCGAGATAATGAATTAATCAAAAATATACCCATAGTACTCTTTGAAAGTACAGTTTATCCAGGTTTAACCCAAGAGATTTGTATACCAATAATTGAGGCAGAGATGGTTGGTAAAGTAAATAAAGATTTTCTTTGTGGTTATAGTCCCGAAAGGATTAATCCTGGTGATAGAGGAAGATCAATAGGAGATATTGTAAAAATAACAAGTGGGATGGATGAAATAACTGCGAATTGGGTCGATAGTTTTTATGCCTCTTTTATAGAGGCTGGAACTCATAAAGCAAAAAGCATCAAAATTGCGGAAACAGCAAAAGTTATAGAAAATACTCAAAGAGATTTAAATATTGCATTAGTAAATGAGTTGGCGATAATTTGTAGAAAACTTAATATCGATACACTTGATGTCCTAGAAGCAGCGAATACAAAATGGAATTTTTTAGATTTTAGACCTGGATTGGTTGGGGGCCATTGTATAGGTGTAGATCCATATTATCTAACTCATAGAGCAACATTAGCTGGTTACTCTCCAGGGGTGGTATTAGCAGGAAGAAGAATAAATAATTATATGGGAGACTGGATTATTGAAGAATTAGTTTCTGTCATGACTAGTGAAGGATTTACATTAAGTAGGTCTACGTTTCTAATATTAGGATTGACTTTTAAGGAAAATTGTCCTGACATGAGAAACTCTGGGGTTATTAAATTAATCCAAAAAATAAAGTCATACGGAATTTCTATCGTGGTGGTGGATCCCTTTATTGAAAAAACAGATAAGAATTTACCAAAAAAAATAGATTTTTATAATAAAATTCCTACTAATCAAAAATTTGAGGCAATAATTGCTGCAGTTGCTCATGAACAATTTAAATTACTAAAAACAGAATTTTTCAAACAATTGATTGTAGAAAAGGGTAAATTCGTTGACATTAAAGGAATTATCCCAAGAGAATTGAATCCAATAAGGTTATAA
- a CDS encoding mannose-1-phosphate guanylyltransferase/mannose-6-phosphate isomerase: protein MVNLNKNKIFPLVICGGTGTRLWPLSRKSLPKQFLECNPKNKISFIQETFLRLKNINNVQEPILICNEEHRFIVAEQMREINVEPKSIILEPFGRNTAPAIALGIINAMQFDQDPLVLVLPADHLIKNPDKFNAIINKGIKYALNNQIVTFGIPPKYPETGFGYIEAEEPLDKLDIKGVKIKKFIEKPDKKTAEKLLQNEKYTWNSGIFLTKAKFVLQQYNLFEPELLSICKKCIKESSVDLDFLRISKENFEKCPDIPFDIAIMEKTEFGMVLPLDVEWSDVGSWDALFKISEKDLNGNTLTGNVLSEKIKNCYLRSENKLLVGVDIEDLIVVETSDAVLVTKKGSSQKVKNLVDLMKIKNFPEATTHRKIYRPWGSYISLSSSKGWQVKRINVNPGASLSLQKHNYRTEHWVVVNGKALVEIEKEKSILSENESTYIPLGFKHRLSNPGKSPLILIEVQSGEYLGEDDIVRFDDKYGRDNLSE, encoded by the coding sequence ATGGTTAATTTAAATAAAAATAAAATATTCCCTTTGGTTATATGTGGTGGCACAGGAACTAGGCTTTGGCCATTATCAAGAAAAAGCTTACCTAAACAATTCTTAGAATGTAACCCTAAAAATAAAATTTCATTTATTCAAGAAACTTTTTTGAGATTAAAAAATATTAATAATGTACAAGAACCTATTTTGATTTGTAATGAGGAACATAGATTTATTGTCGCTGAACAAATGAGAGAAATAAATGTTGAACCAAAATCCATAATTCTTGAACCTTTTGGCAGAAATACAGCCCCAGCAATAGCATTAGGAATAATTAACGCAATGCAATTTGATCAGGATCCCCTCGTATTAGTATTGCCAGCGGATCATTTGATAAAAAATCCTGATAAATTTAATGCAATTATTAATAAGGGAATTAAATATGCCCTGAATAACCAAATTGTAACTTTTGGGATACCTCCAAAATATCCTGAAACGGGATTTGGATATATAGAAGCTGAAGAACCTTTGGATAAATTAGATATTAAAGGTGTCAAAATAAAGAAATTTATAGAAAAGCCAGACAAAAAAACTGCAGAGAAACTACTTCAGAATGAAAAATATACTTGGAATAGTGGGATTTTTTTAACTAAAGCAAAATTTGTTTTGCAACAATATAATTTATTTGAGCCTGAGCTTTTATCTATTTGCAAGAAATGTATTAAGGAAAGTTCTGTTGATCTAGATTTTCTAAGAATTTCGAAAGAAAATTTTGAAAAATGTCCAGATATTCCTTTTGATATAGCAATTATGGAAAAGACTGAATTTGGAATGGTATTACCTTTAGATGTTGAATGGAGCGATGTAGGGAGTTGGGACGCTTTATTTAAAATATCTGAAAAAGATTTGAATGGGAATACATTAACTGGAAATGTTTTATCTGAAAAAATCAAAAATTGTTATTTAAGAAGTGAGAATAAATTATTAGTTGGTGTAGATATTGAAGATCTTATTGTTGTAGAAACATCTGATGCTGTATTGGTAACAAAAAAAGGATCTAGTCAAAAAGTTAAAAATCTTGTTGATCTCATGAAAATAAAAAACTTTCCAGAGGCTACCACGCATAGAAAAATATATCGTCCTTGGGGTAGCTACATATCATTGTCTAGTTCTAAAGGTTGGCAGGTAAAAAGAATAAATGTAAATCCTGGTGCCTCACTATCATTGCAGAAACATAATTATAGAACAGAACATTGGGTAGTAGTAAATGGAAAAGCTTTAGTAGAGATTGAGAAAGAAAAAAGTATTCTTTCTGAAAATGAAAGTACATATATACCCTTAGGTTTTAAACATCGACTTTCTAATCCTGGTAAATCCCCATTAATTCTAATTGAAGTTCAAAGCGGGGAATATCTAGGTGAAGATGACATAGTGAGATTTGATGATAAATATGGCAGAGATAACTTAAGTGAATAA
- a CDS encoding FAD-binding protein, which produces MNHNLVDINNVLVIGCGGAGLRAAIEAKLNGLQVSILGKRSKKDSHTVLAAGGINAAFGNIDPNDNWRYHFADTYLEGYELGDPELIERMCIESPYYVEEIDKWGANFKKLDNNKFDQRYFGAHKYRRTCYSGDYTGQSILNALLRKSLSLKIPIHDSQYVAELLVKDNKCFGAMSFNIITGERTAHFADAVILCTGGHTRIWKNSTSREYENTGDGFHLGLKAGCELSDMEMVQFHPTGTVLPTATRGTLVTEAVRGEGGLLLNSKGERFMAKYDSKRLELSTRDRVAMANYTEIIEGRGTENGGVFLDISHKSKEFILEKIPNIYRQFIENSLIDISKEPMEVSPTAHYSMGGLKVNALDHSTRIEGLFSAGEAASGLHGANRLGGNSLAEILIFGAHAGRAAAKLSKALSSQLRSRKCISETHDYLNHSISKGNENVYLLKSELRDLMWDYCGVIRNEKSLIKGINRINDLESFLPNTDIRLEFNNQNDLINKLDLHSSLITAKVTLLSALERKESRGAHQRSDFQKTEDACKFNINILMKGDKFIIKRSNHKSVNQELINHIERSEREEEIAKKLLE; this is translated from the coding sequence ATGAATCATAATCTAGTTGATATTAATAATGTTCTTGTAATTGGATGCGGCGGGGCCGGATTAAGAGCTGCTATAGAGGCAAAATTGAATGGACTGCAGGTTTCTATTTTGGGGAAAAGAAGCAAAAAAGATTCTCATACCGTTCTTGCAGCAGGAGGGATAAATGCAGCTTTTGGTAATATTGATCCAAATGATAATTGGAGATATCATTTTGCAGATACATATTTAGAGGGTTATGAGTTAGGTGATCCAGAGCTTATAGAAAGAATGTGTATAGAGTCTCCATATTATGTTGAAGAAATTGATAAGTGGGGAGCAAATTTTAAAAAATTAGATAACAATAAATTTGACCAAAGGTATTTTGGAGCACATAAATATAGAAGAACTTGCTACTCAGGTGACTATACAGGTCAATCAATTTTGAATGCCTTGTTGCGAAAAAGTCTTTCTCTTAAAATCCCCATCCATGACTCTCAATATGTTGCAGAATTATTGGTAAAAGATAATAAATGTTTTGGAGCCATGTCTTTTAATATTATTACAGGTGAAAGAACAGCACACTTTGCAGATGCTGTTATTCTCTGCACTGGAGGACATACTAGGATTTGGAAGAATAGCACCTCAAGAGAATATGAAAATACAGGTGATGGTTTTCATCTAGGTCTTAAAGCTGGTTGTGAATTATCAGATATGGAAATGGTCCAGTTCCATCCAACTGGCACGGTCCTTCCTACAGCAACAAGAGGAACTCTAGTTACTGAAGCAGTAAGAGGTGAGGGAGGCTTACTATTAAATTCTAAAGGAGAGAGATTTATGGCTAAATATGATTCAAAACGATTAGAACTTTCCACTAGAGATAGAGTCGCAATGGCTAACTATACTGAAATAATAGAAGGCAGGGGAACAGAAAATGGAGGAGTATTTCTAGATATATCTCATAAAAGTAAAGAATTTATTCTCGAAAAAATACCAAATATTTATAGACAATTCATTGAAAACTCCTTAATTGATATTTCCAAGGAGCCTATGGAGGTATCGCCAACAGCCCATTATTCAATGGGGGGTCTAAAAGTTAATGCATTAGATCATTCTACAAGAATAGAAGGCTTGTTCTCTGCTGGAGAAGCAGCAAGTGGATTGCATGGAGCTAATAGACTCGGCGGCAATTCTTTAGCAGAAATCTTAATATTTGGTGCTCATGCTGGTAGAGCTGCTGCAAAGTTGTCAAAAGCCTTGTCTTCTCAATTAAGATCAAGGAAGTGTATTTCTGAAACTCACGATTATTTAAATCACTCAATTTCAAAAGGTAATGAAAACGTTTACTTATTAAAATCAGAGTTAAGAGATTTAATGTGGGATTATTGTGGAGTAATTAGAAATGAAAAAAGTTTAATTAAAGGCATAAACAGAATAAATGATCTTGAAAGCTTTTTGCCAAATACAGATATAAGATTAGAATTTAATAATCAGAATGATTTGATTAACAAATTAGATTTACATTCATCTCTTATCACGGCCAAAGTAACATTGTTATCAGCACTAGAAAGAAAAGAAAGTAGAGGTGCACACCAAAGAAGTGATTTTCAGAAAACCGAAGATGCTTGCAAATTTAATATTAATATCCTTATGAAGGGGGATAAATTTATTATTAAAAGGAGCAATCATAAGAGTGTGAATCAAGAATTAATTAATCATATAGAAAGATCAGAAAGAGAAGAAGAAATTGCAAAAAAATTACTTGAATAA
- a CDS encoding alpha-1,2-fucosyltransferase — protein MKVFIVIEKYGGFCNRLFQSLHYHAYALEKEIKILNPSMLGLLKFDNNLFYFFDKINNFILKFLTKSLKLFFGKDEFCFYINEKNYIKFVTGWNYRQYKLTAKHHEVLKNIYSFDERFLSRKSISLKEFLINQKSKGKFIIGVHIRRGDYKEWNKGKYYFDDDFYRDIINCLRGKLINDSKKPFFVIVSNEKKMIDIGADYFSEGSWKDDQIILQCCDLIVGPPSTFSMWASYISKTPLIELNSNINKKLLNGKVCEG, from the coding sequence TTGAAAGTTTTTATTGTAATTGAAAAATATGGAGGTTTTTGTAATAGGCTTTTTCAATCATTACACTATCATGCATATGCCTTAGAAAAAGAGATAAAAATTTTAAATCCTTCTATGTTAGGACTTTTAAAATTTGATAATAATTTATTTTATTTTTTTGATAAGATAAATAATTTTATTCTTAAGTTTTTAACTAAATCGCTTAAATTATTTTTTGGCAAAGATGAGTTTTGTTTTTATATAAATGAAAAAAACTACATCAAATTTGTGACAGGTTGGAATTACAGACAATATAAATTAACGGCTAAGCATCATGAAGTATTAAAAAATATTTATAGTTTTGATGAAAGATTTTTATCTAGGAAATCAATTTCCCTAAAAGAGTTTTTAATTAATCAAAAATCTAAGGGAAAATTTATCATAGGTGTTCACATTAGAAGAGGAGATTACAAAGAGTGGAACAAAGGAAAGTATTATTTTGATGATGATTTTTATAGAGATATAATTAATTGCTTAAGGGGAAAATTAATTAACGATAGTAAGAAGCCCTTTTTTGTTATTGTCAGTAATGAAAAAAAAATGATAGATATTGGGGCTGATTATTTTTCTGAAGGTTCTTGGAAAGATGATCAAATTATTCTCCAATGTTGTGATTTAATCGTAGGACCGCCAAGTACATTTTCGATGTGGGCATCTTATATTTCCAAAACCCCTCTCATTGAGTTGAATTCAAACATCAACAAAAAACTTTTAAATGGAAAAGTGTGTGAAGGTTGA
- a CDS encoding nucleotide sugar dehydrogenase: MIIKNICCIGAGYVGGPTMSVLAEKCPNIIINVVDLNQERVNSWNSNDLNNLPVYEPGLAEIVKNCRNKNLFFSNLIQEKIKEADMVFISVNTPTKKKGLGAGKASDLKWVEACARQVAQYSSGHTIVVEKSTLPVRTAEVIKSILKESKKQNIGEMPLKTFDVLSNPEFLSEGSAIKDLLIPDRVLIGGENNDAINSLCEIYKNWVPEEKILTTNIWSSELAKLTSNAFLAQRISSINSISALCEATGANVKEVARAIGSDSRIGSKFLNTGPGFGGSCFKKDILNLVYLSEFFGLPEVAAFWESVVNLNNWHQNRISKLITKKLFGTLSNKKIVILGFAFKANTNDTRESAAIQICKNLLEEDAYLVIHDSKVAYKQIEVDLEKKVLNSHLTNNDDSKISKGGNWNYTQDLSGIFNDADAVVILTEWDIYKSINWEVVSKFMRSPAWIFDTRSILSPIDIKKSNLNFWQIGDGLL, encoded by the coding sequence ATGATAATTAAAAATATTTGTTGTATTGGAGCTGGTTACGTGGGTGGACCAACAATGTCAGTTTTAGCAGAAAAATGCCCCAATATAATAATAAATGTCGTTGATTTAAATCAAGAAAGAGTGAACAGTTGGAATAGTAATGATTTAAATAATCTTCCAGTTTATGAGCCTGGGTTAGCCGAAATTGTTAAAAATTGTAGAAATAAAAATTTATTTTTTTCCAATTTAATTCAGGAAAAAATTAAAGAAGCAGATATGGTTTTTATATCTGTAAATACTCCTACAAAAAAAAAGGGATTAGGTGCCGGTAAAGCAAGCGATTTAAAATGGGTTGAGGCTTGCGCAAGACAAGTGGCTCAATATTCTTCTGGTCACACAATAGTTGTTGAGAAAAGCACTTTACCTGTAAGAACTGCAGAAGTAATCAAATCAATACTAAAGGAATCAAAGAAACAGAATATAGGTGAAATGCCTCTGAAAACTTTTGATGTTTTATCTAATCCAGAATTTTTATCAGAGGGTTCTGCTATAAAAGATCTTTTAATTCCTGATAGAGTCTTAATAGGAGGTGAAAATAATGATGCCATAAATTCTTTGTGCGAAATATACAAAAATTGGGTTCCAGAAGAAAAAATACTTACTACAAATATTTGGAGCAGTGAATTAGCGAAATTAACATCTAATGCTTTTCTAGCTCAAAGAATAAGTTCTATTAACTCTATTAGTGCTTTATGCGAAGCTACTGGAGCAAATGTTAAAGAGGTAGCCAGAGCGATTGGATCAGATAGTAGGATTGGCTCAAAGTTTCTGAATACTGGGCCAGGGTTTGGTGGCAGTTGCTTTAAAAAAGATATTCTAAATTTAGTATATTTATCGGAATTTTTTGGATTACCCGAAGTGGCTGCCTTTTGGGAAAGTGTTGTAAATTTAAATAATTGGCATCAAAATAGAATCTCAAAATTAATTACCAAAAAGTTATTTGGTACTTTGTCAAATAAGAAAATTGTAATATTAGGTTTTGCTTTTAAAGCAAATACTAATGATACAAGAGAGTCTGCGGCTATACAAATTTGTAAAAATCTACTAGAGGAAGATGCATATTTAGTTATACATGATTCAAAAGTGGCCTATAAACAAATTGAAGTAGATCTAGAAAAGAAAGTTTTAAACAGTCATCTAACAAATAATGATGATTCCAAAATATCTAAAGGTGGCAACTGGAATTATACTCAAGATTTATCTGGAATATTTAATGATGCCGATGCTGTCGTAATTTTAACAGAGTGGGATATTTATAAAAGTATAAATTGGGAAGTGGTCTCCAAGTTTATGAGATCTCCTGCTTGGATATTTGATACTCGTTCAATTTTAAGCCCTATTGATATAAAAAAATCAAATTTAAACTTCTGGCAAATAGGAGATGGTCTATTATAA
- a CDS encoding acetyltransferase, with translation MILKKHIIYGARGHGRSLLYSLKNDGLEILCFIDQDKDLLGNCISGIPIYKSLDDFQNINDKNDEISILIGVGGTNSTDRKYLFEQVIRKNYSIDTYISKSAIVMNTCSLSKGVQILLNTTIAGNVKIREGVIVNSGSIIEHDSSVGAFTHIAPGVTICGSVHIGNMSFIGAGSTILPGIKIGSNSIVGAGSLVTKDIESNMISYGSPAKVIKARE, from the coding sequence ATGATCTTAAAAAAACACATCATTTATGGTGCTCGAGGCCATGGGAGATCTTTACTTTATAGTCTTAAGAACGATGGCTTAGAAATTTTATGTTTTATTGACCAAGATAAAGATTTACTAGGTAATTGTATTAGTGGCATACCTATATATAAAAGCCTTGATGATTTTCAAAATATTAATGATAAAAATGATGAGATTTCTATTTTAATTGGAGTAGGAGGCACTAATTCAACTGACCGAAAATATTTGTTTGAGCAAGTAATACGAAAAAATTATTCAATTGACACTTACATATCTAAATCTGCAATAGTTATGAACACTTGTTCTTTATCCAAAGGTGTTCAAATCTTGTTAAATACTACTATTGCCGGTAATGTTAAAATTAGAGAAGGAGTAATAGTAAATAGTGGAAGTATTATTGAACATGACTCAAGTGTTGGGGCATTTACACATATTGCGCCCGGTGTAACAATCTGCGGCTCGGTACACATTGGTAACATGAGTTTTATAGGAGCTGGTTCAACAATTCTTCCAGGAATAAAAATTGGCTCAAATTCAATTGTTGGAGCAGGTTCTTTAGTAACTAAAGATATAGAATCTAATATGATTTCATATGGATCACCAGCAAAAGTAATTAAAGCCCGTGAATAA
- a CDS encoding NAD-dependent epimerase, with protein MNVLVTGAAGFIGYHLSAKLINDGFTVIGFDNLNNYYDVNLKKARLEKLKKIKDKENSFVFKKGDLINKDYLNSIFYEYKPSFVINLAAQAGVRYSIENPKAYIESNIVGFSNILECCREYLTEHLLYASSSSVYGGNSNLPLREEDNVDHPVSLYGATKKSNELMAHSYSHLYNIPTTGLRFFTVYGPWGRPDMALFLFTKAILNKEPINIFNNGNMIRDFTYIDDVVESVSRLLEKKPTRDSKFELSNPKPHQSWAPYKIFNIGNSSPINLMDYIINIEEILEIKAIKNFMPMQDGDVKSTESDTKELEEYIGYKPNTTIKEGISRFISWYKSFYNV; from the coding sequence ATGAATGTACTTGTGACTGGAGCAGCTGGATTTATTGGTTACCATCTTTCAGCTAAATTAATTAATGATGGATTTACTGTTATTGGATTTGACAATTTAAATAATTATTATGACGTAAATCTGAAAAAAGCTAGATTGGAGAAATTAAAAAAAATCAAGGATAAAGAAAATTCTTTTGTTTTTAAGAAAGGAGACTTGATAAATAAGGACTATTTAAATAGCATTTTCTATGAATATAAACCTAGTTTTGTTATTAATTTAGCTGCACAGGCTGGGGTGAGGTATTCTATTGAGAATCCGAAGGCTTATATAGAATCTAATATTGTTGGTTTTAGTAATATTCTAGAGTGTTGTAGAGAGTATCTTACTGAACATTTATTGTATGCGAGTAGTAGTTCTGTTTATGGGGGCAATAGTAATCTACCTTTAAGAGAAGAAGATAATGTTGATCACCCTGTTTCTTTATATGGGGCTACAAAAAAATCTAATGAATTGATGGCCCATTCTTATAGTCATCTATATAATATCCCTACAACTGGATTAAGGTTCTTTACTGTTTACGGACCATGGGGGAGGCCTGATATGGCATTATTTCTATTCACAAAAGCTATTTTAAATAAAGAACCAATAAATATTTTCAACAATGGGAATATGATTAGAGATTTTACTTATATCGATGATGTTGTGGAATCAGTTAGCAGGTTATTGGAAAAAAAACCTACTAGAGATTCTAAGTTTGAACTCTCCAATCCAAAACCTCATCAAAGTTGGGCTCCATATAAAATTTTCAATATAGGAAATTCAAGCCCAATTAATTTGATGGATTACATTATCAATATTGAAGAGATTTTAGAGATTAAAGCTATTAAAAACTTTATGCCAATGCAAGATGGAGATGTGAAAAGTACAGAATCTGATACTAAAGAACTAGAAGAATATATAGGTTATAAACCTAATACGACTATTAAGGAAGGTATCTCTAGATTTATTTCATGGTATAAGAGCTTTTATAATGTTTAA